The Niastella koreensis GR20-10 genome includes a window with the following:
- a CDS encoding SPFH domain-containing protein, which yields MASSLLVKWALILGIPLLIFLFYKLILRVFFGLVIVPEDRIGLVTKKFVLVGKQSLPEGRIIATNGEAGFQAQTLAPGVYFGKWFWQYAITFQPFTIIPTGKIGLVLAKDGAELETGAILARRVACDSFQDAEAFLTNGGRKGRQTAIITPGSYRINTLLFELEITDMISIPDNAVGIVTTLEGKPLDEGQIAGKIIGEHNKFQDVDGFLNNGGYKGLQEQVILAGSYFLNPWFVKMEMVKMTEIPIGHVGVVISYVGNDGVDLSGVEFKHGNIVAKGSKGVWAEPLGPGKYPINPFILKVELVPTTNLVLNWAAARSEAHQLDKNLSTITVRSKDGFPFNLDVAQIIHIPTTEAPKVIARFGNMVNLVSQVLEPTIGNYFRNSAQDSDVIAFLGSRKERQESARSHIGHVLEQYNVFGVDTLIGDIVPPESLMKTLTDRKLAEEQKVTYETQMKAQETRQSLEKETAIAEIQKDIVKADQGVIIAERIADASVKKATGDANSVRLQANAEADRLRLLASGEAEKTRLLAKAEAEKIEWIAKADAEKISLTGNAEAEKILAIGKSSAESYKLAVEAMGGGNFTQLKVMEAIGTQQIKIMPDILIGGGGDGTNGPINGLLGLQLLEQLRQHAANGNSADGTTGNIENK from the coding sequence ATGGCAAGTTCTCTCCTGGTTAAGTGGGCCCTGATCCTGGGTATTCCCCTATTGATCTTTTTATTCTACAAACTTATTCTCCGTGTATTTTTTGGATTGGTGATCGTTCCTGAAGACAGGATCGGCCTGGTCACCAAGAAGTTCGTTCTGGTGGGCAAGCAAAGCCTGCCCGAAGGACGCATTATTGCCACCAATGGCGAAGCCGGTTTTCAGGCCCAGACCCTGGCGCCCGGCGTTTACTTTGGCAAATGGTTCTGGCAATACGCCATTACCTTCCAGCCTTTTACAATCATTCCTACCGGAAAAATAGGCCTGGTGCTGGCGAAAGATGGCGCTGAACTGGAAACCGGCGCCATACTGGCCAGAAGAGTAGCCTGTGATTCCTTCCAGGATGCCGAAGCTTTTTTGACGAATGGCGGCCGCAAAGGCCGGCAAACGGCGATCATTACCCCGGGTTCTTACCGGATCAACACCCTGCTGTTTGAGCTGGAGATTACTGATATGATCAGCATTCCCGATAATGCGGTTGGTATTGTGACTACGCTCGAAGGGAAACCCCTCGACGAAGGACAGATCGCCGGCAAGATCATCGGTGAACACAACAAATTCCAGGATGTGGACGGATTTCTCAATAATGGGGGTTACAAAGGCTTGCAGGAGCAGGTTATTCTTGCCGGTTCTTATTTCCTGAACCCTTGGTTTGTGAAAATGGAAATGGTAAAGATGACGGAGATCCCCATCGGACACGTAGGCGTAGTGATCAGCTACGTAGGCAATGATGGCGTTGACCTGAGCGGCGTGGAATTTAAACACGGGAATATCGTTGCCAAAGGAAGTAAAGGCGTTTGGGCAGAACCTTTAGGCCCCGGCAAATACCCGATCAACCCTTTTATTCTGAAAGTGGAACTGGTGCCAACCACCAACCTGGTATTGAACTGGGCGGCCGCCAGAAGTGAAGCGCACCAGCTGGACAAGAACCTTTCTACGATCACCGTACGCAGTAAGGACGGTTTCCCATTCAACCTGGATGTGGCACAGATCATTCACATTCCAACAACGGAAGCCCCCAAAGTAATTGCCCGGTTCGGGAATATGGTAAACCTGGTAAGCCAGGTACTGGAACCTACTATCGGCAACTACTTCCGTAACTCCGCCCAGGACAGCGATGTAATCGCATTCCTCGGTTCCAGAAAGGAAAGACAGGAATCTGCCCGTTCACACATCGGCCACGTACTGGAGCAATACAACGTCTTTGGGGTAGACACCCTGATCGGGGACATAGTTCCGCCCGAAAGCCTGATGAAAACATTGACAGACCGCAAACTGGCCGAAGAACAAAAAGTAACTTACGAAACACAGATGAAGGCGCAGGAAACCCGGCAAAGCCTGGAAAAAGAAACAGCCATCGCCGAGATCCAGAAAGATATCGTAAAAGCCGACCAGGGCGTAATAATAGCAGAACGCATCGCCGATGCATCGGTGAAAAAAGCAACTGGTGACGCCAATAGCGTCCGATTGCAGGCCAATGCGGAAGCAGACCGGCTGAGACTTCTGGCAAGTGGTGAGGCGGAGAAAACACGTTTACTGGCGAAAGCCGAGGCCGAAAAGATCGAATGGATCGCCAAAGCCGATGCAGAAAAGATCTCATTGACCGGTAATGCCGAAGCGGAGAAGATCCTCGCCATTGGTAAGTCGTCCGCAGAATCTTACAAGCTGGCAGTAGAAGCCATGGGCGGTGGTAATTTTACCCAATTAAAAGTGATGGAAGCGATAGGCACGCAGCAGATCAAGATCATGCCCGATATCCTGATCGGTGGTGGCGGAGACGGCACCAATGGACCTATCAACGGCCTGTTGGGACTGCAATTACTGGAACAGCTTCGTCAACATGCAGCCAATGGCAATAGTGCCGACGGAACAACCGGTAACATCGAGAATAAATAA
- a CDS encoding MFS transporter, which translates to MRKNVYVVRYLFYIEPTTNMNATNFEKHDTVKRLKAIFTGSIGNLVEWYDWYAYAAFALYFAPVFFPKGNPTAQLLDTAAIFAVGFLMRPVGGWLFGSIADRTGRKTAMTLSVLLMSAGSLMIALAPSFAAAGVLSPIILLTARLLQGLSVGGEYGTSATYLSEIATAGKRGFYSSFQYVTLIGGQLIALGVQMLLQKVFLTSEQLHDWGWRVPFVIGAVLSLFALIIRRHMQETIAVEKKDAKRGSVITLLKEHPRAVLTVVGLTMGGTLAFYTYTTYMQKFLVNTVHLSKERSTQLTFWLMLVYACMQPLFGMLSDKTGRKPILLGFGILGSIFTVPILTAISHSTTEWAAFFLILAALIIVSGYTSINAVVKAELFPAEVRALGVGLPYALTVAIFGGTAEYIALYFKKTGHEPLFYWYVTGCIFISLIVYAVVRDTKHTSHIDKELS; encoded by the coding sequence TTGAGAAAAAACGTGTATGTAGTAAGGTATTTGTTTTATATTGAGCCTACTACAAATATGAACGCCACCAATTTTGAAAAGCACGATACGGTAAAACGGCTGAAAGCGATCTTCACAGGTTCCATCGGTAACCTGGTTGAATGGTACGACTGGTACGCCTATGCCGCCTTTGCTTTATATTTCGCACCTGTATTCTTCCCCAAAGGTAACCCTACGGCTCAGTTGCTGGATACTGCAGCCATCTTTGCAGTAGGCTTTTTGATGCGGCCTGTCGGTGGCTGGTTATTTGGCAGTATTGCAGACCGGACAGGACGAAAAACGGCTATGACGCTTTCTGTTCTGCTAATGTCGGCAGGCAGTCTTATGATTGCGCTGGCCCCTTCCTTTGCTGCTGCCGGGGTGCTCTCCCCCATCATCCTGCTTACGGCCCGGTTATTACAAGGACTTAGCGTGGGTGGTGAATATGGCACTTCCGCTACTTATTTAAGCGAAATTGCCACGGCCGGAAAACGTGGTTTCTATTCCAGCTTTCAGTATGTTACCCTTATAGGCGGCCAGTTGATTGCGCTGGGTGTACAAATGTTGCTGCAAAAGGTATTTCTTACTTCTGAACAGCTTCACGACTGGGGCTGGCGGGTCCCTTTTGTAATAGGTGCGGTACTTTCATTGTTTGCGCTTATCATCCGCCGGCATATGCAGGAGACAATTGCAGTGGAGAAAAAGGATGCAAAACGTGGATCGGTAATTACGTTATTAAAAGAACATCCGCGTGCCGTGCTTACGGTGGTAGGTCTTACCATGGGTGGCACCCTGGCCTTTTACACCTATACCACCTACATGCAGAAGTTCCTGGTAAATACAGTACACCTCAGCAAGGAACGTTCTACCCAGCTAACCTTCTGGTTAATGCTAGTATATGCGTGTATGCAACCGTTGTTCGGGATGCTGAGCGATAAAACAGGCCGTAAACCCATCCTCCTGGGCTTTGGTATTCTGGGCAGTATATTCACAGTGCCTATTCTTACCGCCATCAGTCATTCAACCACTGAGTGGGCGGCATTTTTCCTGATCTTAGCTGCGCTGATCATTGTCAGCGGCTATACTTCCATCAACGCAGTTGTTAAGGCAGAATTATTTCCGGCTGAAGTAAGGGCGCTGGGAGTAGGATTGCCTTACGCGCTTACCGTGGCTATCTTTGGGGGTACGGCTGAATATATCGCTTTATACTTCAAGAAAACCGGCCATGAGCCCCTGTTTTACTGGTATGTTACCGGATGTATCTTCATCTCCCTGATAGTATATGCTGTTGTAAGAGATACAAAACACACTTCTCATATTGATAAAGAATTGTCTTAA
- a CDS encoding EthD family reductase, with protein sequence MATKLRFVLLILAFTGLTNCVTAQQKHSPAPEAGMFKVTILYPNGDDKTFDMDYYEKKHMPMVAGFIGKNLKFYEIDKGISGRTPNDKAPYVAVGYFYITDVTEYNKAIAQNRDAIISDFKNYTNIQPIIQISEIKHIRVLSGGTDDLR encoded by the coding sequence ATGGCCACCAAACTAAGATTCGTTTTGCTGATCCTCGCCTTTACAGGTCTTACTAATTGCGTAACCGCTCAACAGAAACACTCCCCTGCACCGGAAGCCGGCATGTTTAAAGTGACAATACTTTATCCTAATGGGGATGACAAAACCTTTGACATGGACTATTATGAAAAGAAACACATGCCGATGGTAGCTGGTTTTATAGGTAAAAATTTGAAATTTTATGAAATCGACAAAGGCATATCAGGCAGAACACCCAATGACAAAGCTCCTTATGTGGCTGTAGGCTATTTTTACATCACTGATGTTACCGAATATAATAAAGCCATAGCACAAAACAGGGATGCCATTATCAGTGATTTTAAAAATTACACAAATATTCAGCCCATTATACAAATCAGCGAAATAAAACACATCCGGGTGCTCTCCGGCGGCACTGATGATCTAAGATGA
- a CDS encoding GNAT family N-acetyltransferase: protein MDNAYLADSLQQATPSQLQQAAAYNHIELFALNARAQNGEVITNNGLTWTFNPGQKNGNVGFPELNSEDAGAQLDEMMHWYRAHAAVGVGCWSLSPSQPADLGVRLLARGFQPGWQPCWMALDLDTIITGYPKPGNLQVQADNNTNTSQVKDLPYAGDNGAVSDALMKRYPDRAQRFIARMDGEIVGHSCVLLTTGPYGVAGLYNVGVIPKARNKGVGKAVVTAACLFAKQQGYKYAILNGTGRRMYNQVGFEWVGDGLTWWLMADNYITHPPSPELISLAEAVGRGDINSINTLSRQVTAEQLNTPLANRMTLMQLATHCKQAAAAEHLATLGIPLGVLDAWDLGWKERAAALLAAEPDQVNARYGEHNATLLHIAAERNDVALAQLALTAHPDLSIKDSTWNAPALGWAYHMERLEIVALIKGYQSS, encoded by the coding sequence GTGGACAATGCATATTTAGCAGATTCATTACAACAAGCTACACCATCACAACTACAACAGGCTGCAGCTTATAACCACATTGAGTTGTTTGCATTAAATGCCAGGGCCCAAAACGGCGAGGTAATAACAAACAATGGATTAACCTGGACCTTCAATCCCGGGCAAAAGAATGGCAATGTAGGATTTCCTGAATTGAATAGCGAGGATGCCGGTGCGCAATTGGATGAAATGATGCACTGGTATCGCGCGCATGCGGCTGTTGGGGTTGGTTGCTGGTCACTCTCGCCCTCACAACCGGCAGACCTGGGCGTTCGACTGCTGGCCCGTGGCTTTCAACCCGGCTGGCAGCCCTGCTGGATGGCGCTGGACCTGGATACTATCATTACCGGTTACCCTAAACCGGGAAACCTGCAGGTGCAGGCTGACAATAACACCAATACCAGCCAGGTAAAAGACCTGCCTTATGCCGGCGACAATGGCGCCGTATCTGACGCTTTGATGAAACGCTATCCCGACCGCGCGCAACGGTTTATTGCCAGAATGGATGGTGAAATTGTTGGCCACAGTTGTGTATTGCTTACTACAGGCCCTTATGGGGTTGCCGGCTTATACAATGTTGGGGTAATACCTAAAGCGAGGAATAAAGGTGTAGGCAAGGCCGTGGTTACTGCCGCTTGTTTATTTGCCAAACAGCAGGGCTACAAATATGCAATTTTGAATGGTACCGGGCGGCGTATGTATAATCAGGTTGGATTTGAATGGGTGGGGGATGGATTAACGTGGTGGCTGATGGCCGATAATTATATAACACATCCGCCGTCACCGGAATTGATATCCTTGGCAGAAGCCGTAGGCCGTGGCGACATAAATAGTATCAATACCCTGAGCCGGCAGGTCACAGCAGAGCAACTGAATACTCCATTAGCCAACCGGATGACGCTGATGCAACTGGCCACACACTGTAAACAGGCTGCAGCTGCAGAGCACCTGGCAACGTTGGGCATTCCATTGGGCGTACTGGATGCCTGGGACCTGGGCTGGAAAGAACGCGCTGCTGCCTTGTTAGCTGCAGAACCGGACCAGGTAAACGCACGCTATGGTGAACACAACGCAACCTTGTTACACATAGCAGCAGAAAGGAATGATGTGGCGCTGGCGCAACTGGCGTTAACAGCACATCCTGACCTCTCCATAAAAGACAGTACCTGGAATGCACCAGCCCTGGGCTGGGCGTATCACATGGAAAGGCTGGAAATCGTAGCGCTTATTAAAGGTTACCAATCATCTTAG
- a CDS encoding OmpA family protein, which translates to MHKSPLQLADQYFEAGEYYTAAYLYEQYLKTSERNINARTFTTYAKKGTAAEGVQNRPRAGILYKEAESYRLAHYWIKADSAYKKCTDNNDALYWSAVCERSLENYDAAEENLRKYLSTAGTNGQFKDAAEKELQTLQYIRSQLAASGAGQVTSSKIKTPGSFEKGAFAVRAVSSNRYLVSSTKTDTAKVRGGNPHTSRMFFGTLKNDSLDQLTPVVLPVAGIADNQGVASFTADGNRIYFTQWKKDKGRIVSNIYYIVKHGDSGWTRPVLLPGVNIDGYSSKQPFCSADGIYLYYASDRPGGSGGFDIWYAQIYEDGSAGSSVNAGPGINTAGDEQAPFYHTSSGAMVFATNGRPGMGGYDLFWVRGSDKAWGEPRNMGYPINSSRDDIYFFAPEDSALLARAIVGSDRGTGCCLENYLIKRSSANKRLTGLVRDHKDNAPVADATIVLTDPSGKTWTTKTDDKGSYLFDTIHNDYSKYRISVTKQYYKDTADVVKINDTAEVSLFTDQLANTDMYIDKRIILSVENVVIVYFDFDKSKLKSEAENKLDSVCLVLAQFPSATIQISAYTDGKGTEEYNKKLSDRRARSCARYFIHKGIKASRITFESFGACCPLELELIDGRDNPDGRSRNRRALINITKG; encoded by the coding sequence GCGGAATATAAACGCACGTACATTTACAACCTATGCTAAAAAAGGCACCGCTGCAGAAGGTGTTCAAAACAGACCCCGGGCGGGCATTCTTTATAAAGAGGCAGAAAGCTACCGGCTTGCCCATTATTGGATAAAAGCCGACTCGGCGTACAAAAAGTGTACTGATAATAATGATGCCTTATATTGGAGTGCTGTATGTGAACGCAGCCTGGAAAATTATGATGCGGCGGAAGAAAATTTACGCAAATATTTAAGCACTGCCGGAACAAACGGCCAGTTTAAAGACGCGGCTGAAAAAGAATTGCAAACGTTGCAATACATACGCAGTCAATTGGCGGCGTCCGGGGCCGGCCAGGTAACCAGCTCAAAAATAAAGACACCCGGCAGCTTTGAAAAAGGTGCTTTTGCAGTAAGGGCGGTAAGCAGCAACAGGTACCTGGTAAGCAGTACAAAAACCGACACGGCCAAAGTGAGAGGGGGAAATCCGCATACAAGCCGGATGTTTTTTGGTACGTTGAAAAACGATAGTCTCGACCAGCTGACTCCCGTTGTTTTACCGGTTGCCGGAATCGCAGATAACCAGGGGGTGGCCAGCTTTACTGCCGACGGTAATCGGATTTATTTTACTCAATGGAAAAAGGATAAGGGCCGCATAGTTTCTAATATTTATTACATCGTTAAACATGGCGATAGTGGATGGACCAGGCCGGTTTTATTGCCCGGGGTTAATATCGACGGGTATAGCAGCAAGCAGCCATTTTGCTCAGCGGATGGAATATATTTATATTATGCTTCAGACCGTCCCGGCGGATCAGGTGGATTCGATATCTGGTATGCGCAGATATATGAAGATGGAAGTGCCGGCAGCTCTGTTAATGCGGGCCCGGGAATAAATACAGCCGGTGATGAGCAGGCGCCGTTTTACCATACCAGCAGCGGTGCGATGGTGTTTGCTACCAACGGACGCCCGGGCATGGGCGGGTACGACCTTTTTTGGGTGAGGGGTAGTGATAAGGCATGGGGAGAACCGCGCAATATGGGTTATCCAATTAATTCATCAAGAGATGATATTTACTTTTTTGCTCCTGAAGATTCAGCACTATTGGCAAGGGCCATTGTTGGTTCGGACAGGGGCACCGGCTGTTGCCTTGAAAATTATCTTATTAAAAGATCATCCGCGAACAAACGGTTAACCGGGCTGGTACGTGATCATAAGGACAATGCCCCCGTTGCTGATGCTACTATTGTGTTAACAGACCCATCTGGCAAAACCTGGACAACCAAAACGGATGACAAAGGCAGCTATTTGTTTGATACCATCCATAATGATTATTCCAAATACCGGATCTCTGTTACCAAACAATATTATAAAGATACCGCTGATGTCGTGAAAATTAATGATACTGCTGAAGTGAGTCTGTTCACCGACCAGTTGGCCAACACAGATATGTACATTGATAAAAGAATCATTTTAAGTGTAGAGAATGTAGTTATTGTATATTTCGATTTTGACAAGAGCAAGCTGAAATCAGAGGCTGAGAACAAGCTCGATTCGGTTTGCCTTGTACTGGCGCAGTTCCCTTCCGCAACCATCCAGATCTCGGCCTATACAGATGGCAAAGGCACCGAGGAATACAATAAGAAGCTTTCTGACCGGCGTGCAAGGTCATGTGCCCGGTATTTCATTCACAAAGGAATAAAAGCCAGTCGCATTACTTTTGAATCATTCGGAGCCTGTTGTCCGCTTGAACTGGAATTAATCGATGGCCGCGATAATCCTGATGGCCGCAGTCGTAACAGAAGGGCGTTGATCAATATAACGAAGGGATAA